The Streptomyces sp. Alt3 genome has a segment encoding these proteins:
- a CDS encoding DUF4142 domain-containing protein: MRRINGTALIIAALVATLGALAFPVWSYADRSGTGEANLNASSVATQWGPLSATDRDFLVKVRLAGLWELPAGQQAIERAPSEGVKLAGDHLVVGHTDLDRRARDVASKLGVELPNQPTQQQQGWLDELTAAGGQEYEQKFANLLRAAHGKVFALIAQVRHTTRNSLIRQLASDANQTVLDHITMLERTGFVDFDGLAREAAGASTASPSGPPVSSGGGVPQVPVPVTPSGDQSFTSRPVPPTMAPLPQP, encoded by the coding sequence CTGCGACGCATCAACGGAACGGCCCTGATCATCGCGGCGCTGGTCGCCACGCTCGGCGCGCTCGCCTTCCCCGTGTGGTCCTACGCCGACCGCTCCGGTACCGGTGAGGCCAATCTGAACGCGTCCAGTGTGGCCACCCAGTGGGGCCCGCTCTCCGCGACCGACCGGGACTTCCTGGTCAAGGTGCGCCTCGCCGGTCTGTGGGAACTGCCTGCCGGGCAGCAGGCCATCGAGCGCGCGCCGAGCGAGGGGGTGAAGCTCGCCGGTGACCACCTGGTGGTCGGCCACACGGACCTGGACCGGCGGGCCCGCGACGTGGCGTCCAAGCTCGGCGTGGAACTCCCGAACCAGCCCACGCAACAGCAGCAGGGCTGGCTCGACGAGCTGACCGCCGCCGGTGGCCAGGAGTACGAGCAGAAGTTCGCCAACCTCCTGCGCGCGGCGCACGGCAAGGTGTTCGCGCTGATCGCGCAGGTCCGGCACACCACACGCAACTCGCTGATCCGGCAGCTCGCCTCGGACGCCAACCAGACGGTGCTCGACCACATCACCATGCTGGAGCGCACCGGGTTCGTCGACTTCGACGGCCTGGCGCGTGAGGCGGCGGGCGCGTCCACGGCGAGCCCGTCGGGGCCGCCGGTGTCATCGGGCGGTGGCGTCCCGCAGGTCCCGGTGCCGGTGACTCCGAGCGGAGACCAGTCGTTCACGTCCCGCCCGGTGCCACCGACGATGGCACCGCTGCCTCAGCCGTAA
- a CDS encoding family 43 glycosylhydrolase, protein MTSTENRTGLDRRSLLARAAGVGAAAALPVAAAPGAQASAAPASAARTPAASKRRYPANWPDPEPYGVADTRADLWPRDDNSFVLPLELRPRDKERGVVWMRDTYVNCFVVDGRPLYVATGTTRVPGLEAAGPWNDGIFVWTARSLEGPWKLADTTRIRPGAEKGKVWSPEFTAENRPGRTVVAPWQEYWYDEQFGKRGQAWAPELHHFRGKWYMVACMGDHSRKVGSFMLVSEGGVEGPYRLVEGNLEKPFGDSFIGGPSFIAPGAYHHIDGSLYSEGRDAWLVLHNNLYAKFRDDMEDIVTTTDLPVFRQTPYTPEPYLEGAYVFKHGGKYFLLHAAWDRTSVNADGTPRHAYDVGGTGRVQYQYDAVAAVSDSFEGPYSERWTVGVGAGHNNFFEDSRGDLWATFFRNPNFGYWSNPSRLADAAVPGVVRVEWTGPKGNRLYAERRARG, encoded by the coding sequence ATGACCAGCACCGAGAACAGGACCGGTCTTGACCGGCGGTCCCTGCTGGCCCGTGCGGCCGGTGTCGGGGCCGCGGCGGCCCTTCCCGTCGCCGCCGCGCCGGGCGCGCAGGCCTCGGCCGCACCCGCTTCCGCCGCCCGCACCCCCGCCGCGTCGAAGCGGCGGTACCCGGCGAACTGGCCCGACCCCGAGCCCTACGGCGTCGCGGACACCCGGGCCGACCTGTGGCCCCGTGACGACAACTCGTTCGTCCTCCCGCTGGAGCTCCGCCCCCGTGACAAGGAGCGCGGAGTGGTGTGGATGCGGGACACCTACGTCAACTGCTTCGTCGTCGACGGCCGTCCGCTGTACGTCGCCACGGGTACCACCCGGGTGCCCGGCCTCGAAGCGGCCGGTCCCTGGAACGACGGCATCTTCGTCTGGACGGCACGCTCGCTCGAGGGGCCGTGGAAGCTGGCCGACACCACACGGATCCGTCCCGGCGCCGAGAAGGGCAAGGTGTGGTCGCCCGAGTTCACGGCCGAGAACCGGCCCGGGCGAACCGTCGTCGCACCGTGGCAGGAGTACTGGTACGACGAGCAGTTCGGCAAGCGCGGCCAGGCCTGGGCCCCGGAACTGCACCACTTCCGCGGGAAGTGGTACATGGTCGCGTGCATGGGCGACCACTCCAGGAAGGTCGGCTCGTTCATGCTCGTGAGCGAGGGCGGGGTCGAAGGCCCGTACAGGCTCGTCGAGGGCAACCTGGAGAAGCCGTTCGGCGACTCGTTCATCGGGGGGCCGAGCTTCATCGCGCCCGGCGCCTACCACCACATCGACGGCAGCCTCTACTCCGAGGGCCGCGACGCGTGGCTGGTGCTGCACAACAACCTGTACGCGAAGTTCCGTGACGACATGGAGGACATCGTCACGACGACGGACCTCCCCGTGTTCCGGCAGACGCCGTACACGCCCGAGCCGTACCTCGAAGGCGCCTACGTGTTCAAGCACGGGGGGAAGTACTTCCTCCTGCACGCGGCCTGGGACCGGACGTCGGTCAACGCGGACGGCACCCCCCGGCACGCGTACGACGTGGGCGGCACCGGACGCGTGCAGTACCAGTACGACGCCGTCGCCGCCGTCTCGGACAGCTTCGAGGGTCCCTACTCCGAGCGCTGGACCGTCGGTGTCGGCGCGGGGCACAACAACTTCTTCGAGGACTCCCGCGGTGACCTGTGGGCGACGTTCTTCCGGAATCCGAACTTCGGCTACTGGTCCAACCCGTCGCGCCTCGCCGACGCCGCGGTACCCGGTGTCGTACGCGTGGAATGGACCGGCCCGAAGGGCAACCGCCTCTACGCCGAGCGCCGGGCCCGCGGCTGA
- a CDS encoding DUF692 domain-containing protein, with translation MRLGIGIGWRPEIADAVEALPGIDWVEAVAENLCADHLPESLVRLRERGVTVVPHGVSLGLGGAGRPDPGRLAGLAARAELLGTPLVTEHIAFVRAGGPLSASPVLEAGHLLPVPRTWDALDVLCENVRIAQDSLPVPLALENIAALISWPGEEMTEGQFLAELVERTGVRLLIDVANLHTNHVNRGEDPSTALDELPVEAVAYVHVAGGVEKDGVWHDTHAHPVTRPVLDVLSRLRSRVDPPGVLLERDDDFPPAEELARELKAIRGTLASAAAGPRAERRRPARAPEPSPRAAGARERTGLSQTALLSALVAGTPSPDGFDRRRLGVQSRALAAKRADVVAKVAPELPAILGAGYREAFLAYARNRPMSAGYRRDALGFAEHLLVTDRPADEAARRRLTRWWQERAAPRPPRRGARLVHAARTALLGR, from the coding sequence ATGAGGCTGGGAATCGGTATCGGATGGCGGCCGGAGATCGCGGACGCGGTCGAGGCACTGCCGGGGATCGACTGGGTGGAGGCCGTCGCGGAGAACCTCTGCGCGGACCACCTCCCCGAGTCCCTGGTGCGGCTCCGGGAGCGCGGGGTCACGGTCGTCCCGCACGGTGTCTCGCTGGGCCTGGGCGGAGCCGGCCGCCCCGACCCCGGCCGTCTCGCGGGCCTCGCGGCGCGGGCCGAACTGCTCGGCACCCCCCTGGTGACGGAGCACATCGCGTTCGTACGTGCCGGAGGGCCACTCAGCGCCTCGCCGGTCCTGGAGGCCGGGCATCTGCTCCCGGTCCCACGGACCTGGGACGCGCTGGACGTGCTCTGCGAGAACGTGCGGATCGCCCAGGACTCGCTGCCCGTGCCGCTGGCGCTGGAGAACATCGCGGCGCTGATCTCCTGGCCCGGCGAGGAGATGACCGAGGGGCAGTTCCTCGCCGAACTGGTCGAGCGCACCGGCGTACGCCTGCTGATCGACGTCGCCAATCTGCACACCAATCACGTCAACCGCGGCGAGGACCCATCGACCGCCCTCGACGAGCTCCCGGTGGAAGCCGTCGCGTACGTCCATGTGGCGGGCGGCGTCGAGAAGGACGGCGTATGGCACGACACGCACGCCCACCCCGTGACACGGCCCGTACTCGACGTGCTGAGCCGGCTGCGTTCCCGCGTCGATCCGCCCGGCGTCCTCCTGGAGCGCGACGACGACTTCCCGCCGGCCGAGGAACTGGCCCGCGAACTGAAGGCGATCCGCGGCACTCTGGCCTCCGCCGCCGCGGGGCCCCGGGCGGAGCGGCGGCGGCCCGCCCGGGCCCCCGAGCCCTCGCCCCGCGCCGCGGGGGCCCGCGAGCGGACCGGCCTGTCGCAGACCGCGCTGCTCTCGGCCCTGGTGGCCGGCACCCCGTCGCCGGACGGCTTCGACCGACGGCGGCTGGGGGTCCAGAGCCGGGCCCTGGCCGCGAAGCGGGCCGATGTCGTCGCCAAGGTCGCACCGGAGCTGCCCGCGATCCTCGGCGCCGGCTACCGCGAGGCGTTCCTCGCGTACGCCAGGAACCGGCCGATGTCCGCCGGTTACCGCCGCGACGCGCTCGGTTTCGCCGAACACCTCCTCGTCACGGACCGGCCCGCCGACGAGGCCGCCCGGCGCAGGCTGACGCGCTGGTGGCAGGAGCGCGCCGCCCCTCGTCCGCCGCGCCGGGGGGCCCGTCTGGTCCACGCAGCCCGCACCGCGCTCCTCGGAAGGTGA
- a CDS encoding TIGR04222 domain-containing membrane protein: MNTLALVVTLVVAVSSTLLIVATRQAGVRAGGTAAYVHDLSEAAFLGGGPARVVDTALTRMHTDGLLAIGGPGIVTVLRGEARDAVERAVLQELAAAPSGALHTLRESVMRHPAVQEIGDGLAARGLLVAPGRSRARRAWGLTQGIGCVIGFPAAIALTVAQYAVHDGYGDIPFPFFLKVLPALVAGAVIGLVNAASARARLTGAGRGAAGLHRAANAHVTDPAHLVAMRGLGALPDPVLQGQLVAAARQRPARRTSSSSGSAGAVTAFVPVSWCAGTGPGGGGCGGSSGGNSGTGSTCSSGSSCGGGGGSSCSSGSSCGGGGGSSCSSGSSCGGGSSCGGSS; this comes from the coding sequence ATGAACACGCTCGCACTTGTGGTGACTCTCGTGGTGGCGGTCTCCTCGACGCTCCTGATCGTCGCGACGCGTCAGGCCGGGGTACGGGCCGGCGGTACCGCAGCGTACGTGCACGACCTGTCCGAGGCCGCGTTCCTCGGCGGCGGCCCTGCAAGGGTGGTGGACACCGCTCTCACCCGTATGCATACGGACGGGCTGCTGGCCATCGGTGGACCCGGCATCGTCACGGTCCTGCGCGGGGAGGCCCGTGACGCGGTGGAGCGCGCCGTGCTCCAGGAGCTGGCAGCGGCCCCGAGCGGCGCCCTGCACACCCTGCGGGAGAGCGTGATGCGTCACCCGGCGGTGCAGGAGATCGGTGACGGCCTCGCGGCCCGTGGCCTGTTGGTCGCACCGGGCAGGAGCCGGGCCCGCCGCGCGTGGGGGCTCACCCAGGGCATCGGATGCGTCATCGGTTTTCCGGCCGCCATCGCCCTGACCGTCGCGCAGTACGCCGTGCACGACGGTTACGGCGACATCCCGTTCCCCTTCTTCCTGAAGGTGCTGCCCGCGCTCGTGGCCGGGGCCGTCATCGGTCTGGTCAACGCGGCCTCGGCCAGGGCGCGGCTCACCGGGGCGGGGCGCGGGGCCGCCGGCCTCCACCGGGCGGCCAACGCCCATGTGACCGATCCGGCCCATCTGGTGGCCATGCGGGGACTGGGCGCACTCCCCGATCCCGTGCTCCAGGGGCAGTTGGTGGCAGCCGCCCGGCAACGGCCCGCGAGGCGCACCTCGTCGTCCTCCGGCTCGGCAGGCGCCGTGACCGCGTTCGTACCCGTGTCGTGGTGTGCGGGGACAGGCCCCGGCGGGGGCGGCTGCGGCGGTTCCAGCGGCGGTAACTCCGGGACGGGGTCCACCTGCAGTTCGGGATCGAGCTGCGGCGGCGGAGGCGGATCCAGCTGCAGCAGCGGATCGAGCTGCGGCGGCGGAGGCGGATCCAGCTGCAGCAGCGGATCGAGCTGCGGGGGCGGTTCCAGCTGCGGCGGCAGCTCCTGA
- a CDS encoding TIGR04222 domain-containing membrane protein, producing the protein MLWVVLLLVAWGAAAVSCIRLCLVTAGAAHRPQGAERAPVSPELSLYETAFLAGGPQRVADLALVSMHLRRRLLLAHTGWATVVDPEGRDEVERTVIRAIGPDGQSRIAPIRAAAAAADAVRGLADRLVASGLAVPHGTRTGLESAVRAVRGAAVLVVVLAAVSMLMPGQETGYAGPVAAWFGLPLVLTLGCLAIARVENHPYSPWASPSGQRWLDSLPAPVRGADRDLLAAVAVRGVGALEDPALRAALLSGARPAG; encoded by the coding sequence ATGCTCTGGGTCGTGCTTCTTCTCGTCGCGTGGGGCGCGGCCGCCGTGTCGTGCATCCGTCTGTGTCTCGTCACCGCGGGTGCCGCACACCGGCCGCAGGGTGCCGAACGGGCGCCCGTCTCCCCCGAACTCAGCCTCTACGAGACGGCGTTCCTGGCCGGCGGCCCCCAGCGGGTGGCCGATCTGGCACTGGTCTCCATGCATCTGCGGCGCCGGCTGCTGCTCGCGCACACGGGATGGGCCACGGTCGTCGACCCGGAGGGCCGGGACGAGGTCGAACGCACCGTGATCCGCGCGATCGGCCCGGACGGCCAGTCCCGGATAGCCCCGATACGGGCCGCCGCCGCGGCGGCGGACGCCGTGCGCGGCCTCGCCGACCGCCTCGTCGCCTCCGGGCTCGCCGTGCCCCACGGCACCCGGACGGGTCTGGAGTCGGCGGTGCGGGCCGTGCGGGGCGCCGCCGTACTCGTCGTGGTCCTGGCGGCCGTCTCCATGCTGATGCCGGGTCAGGAGACGGGCTATGCGGGGCCGGTGGCCGCCTGGTTCGGTCTGCCGCTGGTGCTGACGCTGGGCTGCCTGGCCATCGCACGGGTGGAGAACCACCCGTACAGCCCGTGGGCCTCCCCGTCGGGGCAGCGCTGGCTGGACTCGCTGCCCGCACCGGTGCGCGGCGCGGACCGCGACCTGCTGGCGGCCGTGGCGGTACGGGGCGTGGGAGCCCTGGAGGACCCGGCCCTGAGGGCGGCCCTGCTGAGCGGGGCGCGTCCGGCAGGCTGA